In the genome of Paenibacillus sp. FSL R5-0766, one region contains:
- a CDS encoding ABC transporter substrate-binding protein, whose protein sequence is MFRKRLPAGFIKVMSLICAAPLLLTACGSPDSKEGAELGQASATDMYEVVMTYPAFGDVTDVKEIQEAISDITAEKVGATVKLLPVNGSNYANQMNLMLAGSEKLDLVYTSVWFGLESQIGRGQLLPMDESLNEFGKKIREAVPEEAAEAGKMNGETYGVPSIKAWALSPSFVMDKELADKHDIDLSAIKTWNDISAVLQRIKDNEPGVTPIVSYTSQETPGQAMLNFDPLGTAPGVLDFSGEDFTVQNLFATSRFSTMADLMRDWYQKGYFSKDVATSQETGSNLIKAGKAFSYIRNINECYSESLAAGTELVCVPLEDSYMTRNSVASNMMSLARNSEQPDKAIQVLELFYSDEAVINLFTNGIEGKHYVKRDNDLIGKPEGVTATGYDSNQYAVGNNFLSYIWEGNDPDMWEQLRGENESAVKSRAMGFSFDINPVKTQITSVANVQNQYDAGFQTGTFDPSELGAYLDKLKNAGVEKILKEKQNQLNQWLENK, encoded by the coding sequence ATGTTCAGAAAAAGATTGCCTGCGGGTTTCATAAAGGTAATGTCCTTAATTTGCGCGGCCCCTCTATTGTTGACGGCATGCGGAAGTCCAGACAGTAAGGAGGGAGCAGAACTTGGGCAAGCTTCAGCTACAGACATGTATGAAGTGGTCATGACGTATCCGGCTTTTGGGGATGTAACAGATGTTAAGGAAATTCAGGAAGCCATCAGTGATATTACAGCAGAAAAGGTAGGCGCCACCGTGAAGCTCTTGCCTGTTAATGGATCGAACTATGCCAATCAAATGAACTTGATGCTGGCGGGCAGCGAGAAACTGGATCTGGTGTATACCAGCGTTTGGTTCGGCCTTGAATCCCAAATCGGCAGGGGGCAGTTACTGCCCATGGACGAATCGTTGAATGAATTCGGTAAAAAGATACGGGAGGCTGTTCCGGAGGAAGCCGCAGAAGCCGGGAAGATGAATGGCGAAACATATGGCGTTCCCAGCATTAAAGCTTGGGCACTTTCTCCCAGTTTTGTGATGGACAAAGAGCTTGCCGATAAGCATGATATTGACCTTAGCGCCATAAAAACCTGGAATGATATCTCTGCTGTATTACAGCGCATCAAGGACAATGAGCCGGGTGTCACGCCGATTGTCAGCTATACCTCGCAGGAAACACCTGGACAAGCCATGCTGAATTTTGATCCATTGGGAACAGCACCTGGCGTGCTGGATTTTAGCGGGGAGGACTTCACCGTGCAGAATCTTTTTGCGACTTCGCGGTTCTCCACAATGGCTGACCTGATGCGTGATTGGTACCAAAAAGGTTATTTCAGCAAAGACGTCGCAACGTCACAGGAAACGGGGTCCAATCTGATCAAGGCAGGCAAAGCCTTCTCGTATATCCGGAATATCAATGAGTGTTACTCGGAATCACTTGCGGCTGGGACTGAACTTGTATGCGTACCTCTTGAGGACTCGTACATGACGCGTAATAGCGTAGCTTCCAACATGATGTCTTTGGCAAGGAACAGTGAGCAGCCGGATAAGGCGATTCAAGTATTGGAACTGTTTTACTCGGACGAAGCAGTCATTAATCTGTTTACCAATGGAATTGAGGGCAAGCATTATGTAAAGCGGGATAATGACCTGATTGGCAAGCCAGAAGGTGTTACTGCAACAGGATACGATTCAAACCAATATGCCGTGGGGAACAATTTCCTGTCCTATATATGGGAAGGGAACGATCCTGACATGTGGGAGCAGTTGAGGGGCGAAAACGAGAGTGCCGTAAAATCAAGGGCGATGGGTTTCAGCTTCGACATCAATCCGGTCAAAACACAAATTACCTCGGTGGCCAACGTCCAAAACCAGTATGATGCAGGCTTTCAGACAGGAACTTTTGACCCGTCAGAACTGGGTGCTTATCTCGACAAACTAAAGAATGCAGGCGTAGAGAAAATATTGAAGGAAAAGCAAAACCAGTTAAACCAATGGCTTGAAAATAAATAG
- a CDS encoding ABC transporter permease subunit, translating to MRRGFHANRIQNIRKHGLLLIMILPGIVYLFINNYLPMFGIVIAFKDINFAKGIWGSDWVGFDNFAYLFQTQDAWVITRNTLLYNGAFIVLGTVLSIAVAVLLNEVKKRFASRLYQSIILLPYLISMVIVAYLVLALLNEENGFVNHYVLPLLGIDPVSWYADSGKWPFILSVVYLWKNVGYTCIVYLASIVGISQEYYESATLDGASKWRQVWSITLPLLKPTMVIMVLLAVGRIFNSDFGLFYQVPLNSGALQTTTDVIDTYVYRGLMTFGDFGMSSAAGLYQSIVGFLLVLTTNAIVRRKNRDLALF from the coding sequence ATGCGTCGAGGTTTCCATGCAAACCGCATCCAAAACATCAGAAAGCATGGGCTGTTATTGATCATGATTTTGCCAGGCATCGTCTATCTGTTCATCAACAATTACTTGCCCATGTTCGGCATTGTGATCGCGTTCAAAGATATCAATTTTGCAAAAGGAATCTGGGGAAGTGACTGGGTAGGCTTCGATAATTTCGCCTATCTGTTCCAAACACAGGATGCTTGGGTGATTACCCGAAACACGTTACTCTACAACGGCGCATTTATCGTGCTTGGAACAGTGCTCTCCATAGCTGTGGCCGTATTGTTGAACGAGGTAAAAAAGCGATTTGCCTCCCGACTGTACCAAAGCATCATTTTGCTGCCCTATCTGATCTCGATGGTCATTGTCGCTTACTTGGTTCTGGCATTGCTCAACGAGGAAAACGGATTCGTCAACCATTACGTGCTTCCTTTGCTGGGGATTGACCCCGTGTCGTGGTATGCGGATTCCGGTAAATGGCCCTTTATATTAAGTGTCGTATATCTGTGGAAAAACGTCGGTTATACCTGCATTGTTTATCTGGCCTCAATCGTAGGCATCAGCCAAGAATATTATGAATCCGCTACGCTGGACGGAGCATCCAAGTGGAGGCAAGTCTGGAGCATTACCCTTCCTCTGCTTAAACCCACGATGGTCATTATGGTACTTCTTGCAGTGGGACGCATCTTCAATTCCGATTTCGGATTGTTCTATCAGGTTCCGCTGAATTCGGGTGCACTGCAAACGACTACCGATGTCATTGACACATACGTTTATCGTGGTTTGATGACTTTCGGGGATTTCGGAATGTCATCCGCTGCCGGACTGTACCAGTCCATTGTCGGTTTTCTGTTAGTATTAACGACGAATGCGATCGTTCGTCGCAAAAACCGGGATTTGGCGCTGTTTTAG
- a CDS encoding carbohydrate ABC transporter permease, protein MYSNRIYQMAVHLVLIMMGIAAVFPFILLISASLTEEQAIIRDGYRLFPAQFSFDAYVYLFNQYSLILRSYGITTFITVVGTIVGLLITTLVAYPLSRNVLPFRSFLSFFVFFTLLFNGGLVPMYLVYTDLFHLKDTIWSLIIPNLLTNGFYILLMRSFFSTSIPGEVVESAYVDGANEWVIYCKIVLPLALPSLATIGLMLMISYWNDWFNGLIFINDGSLYSIQNLLNRMLSDVQYLQQNSLSGQTAVVSSVPLGSVRMAIAVIGVLPLIAAYPFFQKFFVKGLTIGAVKG, encoded by the coding sequence ATGTATTCAAATAGGATATATCAAATGGCTGTTCACCTCGTGCTCATCATGATGGGAATCGCTGCAGTGTTTCCGTTTATACTTCTGATCTCCGCTTCCCTAACCGAGGAACAAGCCATTATCAGGGATGGTTATCGTTTGTTTCCGGCTCAATTCAGCTTCGATGCTTATGTGTATCTGTTTAATCAGTATTCGTTGATTCTGCGGTCGTATGGAATTACGACGTTCATCACGGTCGTGGGCACGATCGTTGGATTGTTGATCACAACCCTGGTCGCTTATCCGCTATCCAGAAATGTGCTTCCATTTCGTTCGTTCCTGTCATTCTTCGTATTTTTCACCCTGCTTTTCAATGGGGGGCTGGTGCCCATGTACTTGGTTTATACGGACCTCTTCCATTTGAAAGATACCATCTGGTCGCTAATCATCCCGAATTTACTGACCAACGGGTTCTACATTTTGTTGATGCGCAGTTTCTTTTCCACATCAATTCCCGGCGAAGTCGTGGAGTCAGCCTATGTGGATGGAGCCAACGAATGGGTTATTTATTGCAAAATCGTTCTCCCGCTTGCTCTCCCAAGCCTGGCAACCATTGGTCTAATGCTCATGATCTCGTATTGGAACGATTGGTTTAACGGTCTGATTTTCATCAATGACGGAAGCCTCTACAGCATTCAAAACCTGCTTAATCGAATGTTGTCTGATGTCCAGTACTTGCAGCAAAACAGTTTGTCTGGCCAGACGGCTGTTGTCTCATCCGTACCTCTTGGCAGTGTGAGAATGGCTATTGCCGTAATCGGCGTGTTGCCACTGATCGCAGCGTATCCGTTTTTCCAGAAGTTCTTCGTCAAGGGATTGACCATTGGTGCCGTAAAAGGTTAG
- a CDS encoding PucR family transcriptional regulator ligand-binding domain-containing protein, protein MIKPKIFTPHDRSVILLNNKITCSRKGWVDVLLTDLLKNGIYDDARVITGHKGLVREVQTVNIMDCPDIIRFLRPNELLLTNGFFMKQQPEMFIQLIRDMQRLHCSGLAIKTKRFELPIPDEILWEADQNEFPIIEISDVRLSLGEILQRSTSVILNNKSDELQYALSIHKKFSEMIMRGKGISSIIDSLSKLFSSPVILLNYKWQTISASNQNTSVAELTAAAVNTLQDLSDISSPTSLCFINPSVRERSCMLVYPVKTYRHEGYLLSFHSPDQWTGLFGLTLEQASNVIGMELTKSQAVKERSRRHKNEFFSDLIEGYITSEQEALNRGKRCGLIKGRASVVLTMRNDEAHHMHQRFPNYKGSAPSKGDNITEQEEQYEHIKRLFGGLDHSFVMFTKHDTYCLLLSIPESGWDEAKITEQLSGMLKELHHETGLSLSIGIGKPATNVLGVRHSYTEAVNALQFGYWLKRKQFVQSYQAKDIGYLFHMLPHNELKQFYDATLNGLLHITDEHEKKELLRTLNAFYDTQCQLVETSKQLFVHRNTVVYRLEKCEKLLGVKLKDPTESLRIRIAIAIEPLLLQ, encoded by the coding sequence ATGATCAAACCAAAGATATTTACTCCACATGATCGTAGTGTTATATTACTTAACAATAAAATAACTTGTTCCAGAAAGGGATGGGTCGATGTGCTGCTGACAGATTTGCTGAAAAACGGCATTTACGATGATGCCAGAGTGATTACGGGGCATAAGGGTCTAGTACGTGAGGTTCAAACGGTCAACATTATGGACTGTCCGGATATCATTCGGTTTCTAAGGCCAAACGAGCTCTTGCTGACCAACGGCTTTTTTATGAAGCAGCAGCCAGAGATGTTTATTCAACTAATCAGGGACATGCAGCGGCTTCATTGCTCGGGGTTGGCCATCAAAACCAAGCGCTTTGAACTGCCAATCCCTGATGAAATACTTTGGGAAGCGGACCAGAACGAATTTCCCATCATCGAAATTTCCGATGTTCGTCTATCCCTCGGCGAAATTTTGCAGCGATCGACCAGTGTGATTCTGAATAACAAGAGCGACGAACTGCAATATGCACTCAGCATCCACAAAAAATTCTCCGAGATGATCATGCGCGGCAAAGGAATTTCCAGCATTATCGATTCCCTGTCCAAACTGTTCTCCTCCCCAGTCATCCTGTTAAACTACAAATGGCAAACTATCTCTGCTTCCAACCAGAATACAAGTGTTGCTGAACTCACTGCAGCCGCTGTAAATACACTTCAAGACTTGTCCGATATTTCGAGTCCCACTTCGTTGTGCTTCATCAACCCATCAGTCCGAGAGCGTTCCTGCATGCTGGTATATCCAGTAAAAACTTACCGCCACGAAGGCTATTTGTTATCCTTTCATTCGCCCGATCAATGGACTGGCCTTTTTGGTCTGACGCTTGAGCAGGCCTCCAACGTCATTGGAATGGAGCTGACCAAATCACAGGCTGTCAAAGAGCGCTCCCGCAGGCACAAAAACGAATTCTTTTCCGATCTGATTGAGGGATATATCACTTCTGAGCAGGAGGCGCTGAACCGCGGCAAGAGATGTGGGCTTATTAAGGGGCGTGCAAGCGTTGTGCTGACCATGCGTAATGACGAGGCACATCACATGCATCAAAGATTTCCTAATTACAAAGGTTCGGCGCCTTCAAAAGGAGATAATATCACGGAGCAAGAGGAGCAATACGAGCACATCAAACGTCTTTTTGGTGGGTTGGATCATTCCTTCGTCATGTTTACCAAACATGATACCTACTGCCTTCTGCTATCTATCCCTGAGTCGGGGTGGGATGAGGCAAAAATCACCGAGCAGCTGTCAGGAATGCTTAAAGAGCTGCATCATGAGACTGGACTGAGTCTGTCGATCGGCATTGGCAAACCTGCAACAAATGTACTCGGCGTTCGTCATTCTTATACAGAAGCGGTTAATGCATTGCAATTCGGCTACTGGCTAAAACGCAAGCAATTTGTCCAATCTTACCAAGCCAAGGACATCGGATATTTATTCCACATGCTTCCCCATAACGAACTGAAACAATTTTATGACGCGACCTTAAACGGATTGCTGCACATTACAGACGAACATGAAAAAAAAGAGTTGCTGCGCACCCTGAACGCTTTTTACGATACACAATGCCAGCTTGTCGAAACATCCAAGCAACTTTTCGTTCATCGAAATACGGTGGTGTATCGACTGGAAAAGTGTGAAAAACTCCTGGGGGTGAAACTCAAAGATCCAACTGAAAGCTTACGAATCCGCATAGCGATAGCCATCGAACCTCTGCTACTTCAATAA
- a CDS encoding nitroreductase, which translates to MKHLSLAELIRERRSIRKCNSTPVDQELIVALLRKAMRLQPLVESGSWRVVYAGTPEARKRLVDCMLEQMSQSKLGKLIPGKLLDVFKKRFTDIPAHVIVMSTVGPNRLTNDRNYAAACGVMQSFQLLGWERGLGMLWDTESMIQHEAFFNGIGLREDERFVGILHIGYYDKAPRSRKRTPAEQKWTVLRGQST; encoded by the coding sequence GTGAAGCATTTGAGTCTGGCGGAATTGATCAGGGAGCGCAGGAGTATTCGTAAATGTAACTCTACGCCGGTGGACCAGGAGTTAATTGTAGCATTACTGCGTAAGGCTATGAGGCTTCAACCATTGGTTGAGTCTGGCTCGTGGCGTGTAGTATATGCCGGAACTCCAGAAGCTCGCAAACGGTTGGTGGACTGCATGCTGGAACAGATGTCACAAAGCAAGCTCGGCAAGTTGATTCCAGGGAAACTTCTGGATGTTTTTAAAAAGAGATTTACCGATATTCCTGCCCACGTCATTGTTATGTCCACTGTAGGACCGAATCGTCTGACCAATGATCGCAATTATGCGGCTGCCTGCGGGGTGATGCAGAGCTTCCAACTGTTGGGCTGGGAACGAGGGTTAGGAATGTTATGGGATACAGAGTCCATGATTCAGCATGAAGCATTCTTCAATGGAATTGGCTTACGTGAGGATGAAAGATTTGTTGGTATTCTTCATATAGGATATTACGACAAAGCGCCAAGAAGTCGGAAAAGAACACCAGCCGAGCAGAAATGGACCGTATTGCGAGGACAGTCTACATAG
- a CDS encoding amidohydrolase family protein: MIDLLITDTVISGDERRMDVGISSGKISFVTPCGERKTEASRVVQGKGGLLLPGFVEPHIHLEKAYLLDSMDREAESLQDAIQITSKLKSSFTREDMYHRSLVVIREAVRNGVTHMRCHAEVDPVLGLRAVESALRLKQSLKHQLDLQVVAFPQEGVFKSPGTAELMEEAVRMGADVIGGITYQDADLGAHLDFAFALAGKYGKPLDFHADFSVDSNDRAVVEIARRTIAAGMQGHVAAGHVTSLGSLPEHEALAIGELLCLAGISVITLPMTDLFLNGREGSEGHHRGLTPVKLLQDCGVNVAIGVNNVRNPFTPFGKTDPIEAAWLLAITSYMGSKRDALILTNMLTHNAAQALGIENYGIKVDAPADMVLFRERSEREVLLNKPEARTVWKSGLQVACTDSKLLELPWLSDEIETI, from the coding sequence ATGATTGATCTACTTATCACAGATACGGTGATTTCCGGGGATGAAAGGCGAATGGATGTCGGGATATCCTCAGGCAAGATTTCATTTGTCACGCCATGCGGGGAAAGGAAAACCGAAGCGTCTCGTGTAGTGCAGGGCAAAGGGGGCTTATTGCTGCCCGGATTCGTCGAGCCGCATATTCATTTGGAAAAAGCATATTTGCTGGATTCCATGGATCGGGAGGCGGAGTCTCTCCAGGACGCGATTCAGATAACATCCAAACTGAAAAGTTCGTTCACAAGGGAGGACATGTATCATCGCTCGCTGGTTGTCATTCGGGAAGCCGTCAGGAATGGTGTAACCCATATGCGTTGCCATGCAGAGGTTGATCCGGTTCTTGGACTCAGAGCTGTCGAATCTGCTCTACGTCTCAAACAATCCTTAAAACACCAACTGGATTTACAGGTTGTTGCCTTTCCTCAAGAAGGGGTGTTCAAGAGTCCGGGGACTGCTGAGTTGATGGAAGAGGCCGTTCGTATGGGAGCCGATGTGATCGGAGGAATCACGTATCAGGATGCAGACCTAGGGGCACACTTGGATTTTGCATTTGCTCTGGCAGGGAAGTACGGAAAACCACTGGATTTTCACGCGGATTTCTCGGTCGATTCCAACGACCGTGCCGTTGTGGAAATTGCAAGAAGGACCATTGCTGCAGGAATGCAGGGGCATGTAGCCGCCGGACATGTAACCTCGCTCGGTTCCCTCCCTGAACACGAAGCTTTGGCTATCGGAGAGCTTCTCTGTCTTGCCGGAATCAGCGTCATTACGCTGCCGATGACGGACCTCTTTTTGAATGGAAGGGAAGGCTCCGAAGGACATCATAGAGGTCTGACTCCTGTGAAACTGCTGCAGGATTGTGGAGTGAATGTGGCAATTGGCGTCAATAATGTGCGCAACCCATTCACGCCGTTTGGCAAAACAGACCCGATTGAGGCTGCCTGGTTATTGGCAATTACTTCGTACATGGGCAGCAAACGGGATGCGCTCATCTTGACCAACATGCTGACGCATAACGCGGCACAGGCGTTAGGCATTGAAAACTATGGCATTAAGGTTGACGCTCCGGCTGATATGGTATTGTTCCGAGAGCGGTCGGAAAGGGAAGTTCTGCTTAATAAACCGGAGGCCCGCACGGTCTGGAAATCGGGATTACAGGTAGCTTGTACCGACTCAAAACTTTTGGAATTACCGTGGTTGTCGGATGAGATCGAAACAATCTAA
- a CDS encoding MarR family transcriptional regulator translates to MISKDRTKQLLYDQFIRFLHVYENHKDKEIEHFLSIAQRESIEKIPQHLTAVHMIDCIGKHEPINNTGIAEAMNLSKASITKIGNKLLEEGFVKRTKMNDNKKESYFRLSPQGKKIFELHERLHIHEAERFYRTLDKYSEAELKVIHQFLQDSSINIESR, encoded by the coding sequence ATGATCTCAAAAGATCGAACAAAACAGTTGCTTTATGACCAATTTATACGTTTTTTACATGTGTATGAGAACCACAAGGATAAAGAAATCGAGCATTTCCTAAGTATCGCCCAGCGTGAAAGCATCGAGAAAATCCCTCAGCATTTGACCGCGGTTCATATGATAGATTGCATAGGCAAGCATGAGCCTATTAACAACACGGGTATTGCTGAGGCGATGAATTTGTCCAAAGCAAGTATCACCAAAATTGGCAACAAACTGCTCGAGGAAGGATTCGTCAAACGTACAAAAATGAACGACAACAAAAAGGAAAGCTATTTCCGGTTGTCACCGCAAGGTAAAAAAATCTTTGAACTGCATGAACGTCTGCATATACATGAGGCTGAGCGCTTCTATCGTACTCTCGACAAATATTCGGAAGCGGAGCTAAAAGTAATCCATCAATTTCTTCAAGACAGCAGTATAAATATTGAATCCAGATAG
- a CDS encoding nitroreductase family protein, producing the protein MKLSDLEGVMGGPSEFLEQPVSHDLILELLNHAVWAPNDGLREPWRFIFADNRYGDIMQGLQEPAPAYLLVLVKEEADQYKREEDFAAVCCLIQNFRLLAHEQSLGVRCTLHDWMYDSSRTEMFGVLSNERIAAVLELGYGANQWKGNTELPETQLHFELL; encoded by the coding sequence ATGAAATTGTCAGATCTGGAAGGAGTCATGGGCGGTCCGAGTGAGTTTTTGGAACAACCGGTATCGCACGACCTCATCCTTGAATTGCTTAATCATGCCGTATGGGCGCCAAATGATGGACTCCGAGAGCCGTGGCGATTTATCTTTGCCGATAACCGGTATGGGGACATCATGCAGGGATTACAGGAGCCTGCCCCTGCATATCTTCTGGTCTTGGTGAAGGAAGAGGCGGATCAATATAAGCGAGAAGAGGACTTTGCAGCTGTCTGCTGCCTAATTCAGAATTTCCGCTTGCTGGCTCATGAGCAAAGTCTGGGTGTGCGCTGTACCTTGCATGACTGGATGTACGATTCGAGCCGTACTGAAATGTTTGGTGTACTGAGTAACGAGCGCATTGCTGCGGTTCTGGAATTGGGATACGGTGCAAATCAGTGGAAAGGGAATACGGAGTTACCTGAGACTCAACTTCATTTTGAACTGCTGTAG
- a CDS encoding amidohydrolase family protein produces the protein MFNPVIDVHHHIISKEMQRKQRELGMEIPSFMPKWTPEIGMQKMDVCDISFSFLSAPSDLTFIDQSSANALARKMNEELASYAQLHPERYGAFATLPLPDPAAAMEETLYALDVLGMDGVAILTSYQGKYLSHPDYTELLTELDRRSAVVFLHPILIPQKIAGLSPALLEGTFDTTRAVTTMAVHRIFDQYPSITFILPHTGGMVPYIKWRIALAAIGQDSIQVETTPEQFQAEIAKLDHLYYDSTLNLGTIQKLIAPDRILFGADIPWPADSVLRIQRESVFHEAQQISEENAKAIAYGNAFRLFPRISKLFDIEKKLI, from the coding sequence ATGTTTAATCCTGTCATTGATGTTCACCACCATATCATCTCTAAAGAAATGCAACGAAAGCAGCGGGAGCTGGGAATGGAGATTCCAAGTTTTATGCCAAAGTGGACGCCCGAGATCGGGATGCAAAAAATGGATGTATGTGACATCTCATTTTCATTTCTTTCAGCCCCGTCAGATCTGACGTTCATTGACCAATCGTCTGCCAACGCATTGGCACGTAAAATGAATGAAGAGCTTGCATCGTATGCTCAACTTCATCCTGAGCGGTATGGTGCGTTTGCAACGCTTCCACTCCCGGATCCCGCAGCAGCCATGGAAGAAACCTTGTATGCTCTTGATGTTCTCGGGATGGATGGTGTTGCAATACTAACAAGTTATCAGGGGAAATATTTAAGCCATCCAGATTACACCGAATTGTTAACCGAATTGGATCGACGCAGTGCTGTTGTGTTTCTACATCCCATCCTCATACCGCAAAAAATCGCTGGGCTTAGTCCTGCACTACTTGAGGGCACATTCGATACGACGCGGGCCGTTACTACCATGGCTGTTCATCGCATTTTCGACCAATACCCATCCATTACGTTCATTCTCCCCCATACAGGGGGCATGGTGCCGTATATCAAATGGAGAATTGCACTTGCCGCCATCGGGCAAGATTCGATTCAGGTTGAAACAACACCGGAACAATTTCAAGCTGAAATAGCCAAATTGGACCACCTTTATTATGATTCCACGTTGAACCTCGGCACAATCCAAAAGTTGATTGCGCCTGATCGGATTCTGTTCGGAGCGGACATACCTTGGCCAGCGGACAGCGTCCTTCGTATACAGCGGGAGTCGGTATTCCATGAAGCACAGCAGATCAGCGAAGAAAACGCGAAGGCGATCGCTTATGGCAATGCCTTTCGTCTATTTCCCCGCATTTCCAAGCTTTTTGATATAGAGAAAAAGTTAATTTAA
- a CDS encoding amidohydrolase family protein, with the protein MEKGLTLVKNVKWSENLFDLTIDQTTGLIVSIETAGTDADLTSVNIAGRATTVIDADGLHYVPPMADMHTHLDKHFIGEPWKSLQPFVTLPGQLEFEKNMLGELPTGAGERAKRMLDLMLAQGTTAIRTHVDVDPQIGLSHLEEVLEVREMYQGRIDMEIVAFPQQGLLRSDSVTVMRQALRAGANYVGGVDPAGLDRRVDASLEAMFELATEFSAGIDLHLHDPSHLGIYTISRFAELTEQAGMSGRTAVSHAYCLGQVGETEVRSLAERLCAAGAAIMTSVPIDRPMPPIKLLMETGVSVHIGSDNILDSWSPFGNGDMLSRGSRLAEASGWVEDFWLLETYKLISNAPLTPKVGERGAFSLVNAINAMHALAAAPPREAVFSGGVLVGGRMFPNSRQMAAIHS; encoded by the coding sequence ATGGAGAAAGGGTTAACACTCGTAAAAAATGTCAAATGGTCGGAAAACCTGTTTGATCTAACGATTGATCAAACAACAGGACTTATTGTCAGCATTGAGACTGCCGGAACGGATGCGGATCTCACATCTGTAAATATTGCCGGTAGGGCGACAACCGTCATTGACGCGGACGGGCTCCACTATGTACCGCCAATGGCAGATATGCATACCCATCTTGACAAGCATTTTATTGGGGAGCCTTGGAAGTCTTTGCAGCCGTTTGTCACGCTGCCCGGCCAGTTGGAATTTGAGAAAAACATGTTGGGAGAACTACCGACCGGGGCGGGAGAACGTGCGAAACGAATGTTGGATTTAATGCTAGCCCAAGGTACAACGGCAATCCGCACACACGTTGACGTGGATCCGCAAATTGGCCTCTCTCATCTTGAGGAGGTCTTGGAAGTGCGTGAGATGTACCAGGGACGCATCGATATGGAAATTGTGGCGTTTCCCCAGCAAGGCCTGCTTCGATCTGACTCCGTTACCGTCATGCGGCAAGCGCTTCGTGCTGGAGCTAACTATGTTGGTGGTGTGGATCCGGCCGGACTGGACCGCCGGGTGGATGCCAGTCTGGAAGCCATGTTCGAACTTGCGACAGAATTCTCTGCGGGCATCGACTTGCATCTTCATGACCCGAGTCATCTCGGAATATACACGATCAGCCGCTTCGCCGAACTGACAGAACAAGCCGGTATGTCCGGCCGTACCGCGGTAAGCCATGCCTACTGTTTGGGCCAGGTTGGGGAAACAGAGGTGCGCTCACTCGCGGAAAGGTTGTGTGCGGCCGGCGCAGCCATCATGACAAGCGTGCCCATTGACAGGCCTATGCCCCCCATCAAACTGTTGATGGAAACGGGAGTGTCCGTGCATATCGGTTCCGATAACATTTTGGATTCGTGGAGCCCATTCGGAAATGGCGATATGCTCTCCCGTGGGTCACGTCTCGCTGAAGCATCCGGTTGGGTGGAAGACTTCTGGCTGTTAGAAACGTACAAGCTTATATCCAATGCGCCATTAACTCCAAAAGTGGGTGAACGAGGTGCTTTCTCGTTGGTAAATGCCATAAATGCGATGCATGCGTTGGCGGCGGCACCTCCACGCGAAGCTGTATTTTCGGGTGGTGTGCTTGTTGGTGGTCGAATGTTTCCGAACAGCAGACAGATGGCAGCCATCCATTCGTAA